ccttgactttttgtgacTAGTgtatgtaaagcgcattgagcatatatatgattatgcgctatatcaaatgtccattattattattattattattattattattattattattattaaagcaATGGCTCTTGTCGTCGTTTCGCTCGTATACTTTTATATGAGACATAAAGGGCATAATTATAGGACTAAAAAGGTGTTGTggctgttgttggttttttggttgtttttaagGCAGTGTTTACCGCTTTATAATTCGCTATCTAGTCGACGTTTCTTTAGGCGAAAATCATATTGGAACGAAAGTCACTTCAGTTTAGTACTGGGTTTACATTTCCACTTGAACAAGAATAGCCCAGTAATCTCTTTATTTCTTGTTCCCctcccaccacccctccccactttttattaatcttattttatttatatattttttctaaCGAATTATGGCAACTGCTGGCTCATGTCGTGTCTAGGGCCTACGCTTTGAAGGAGATAAGCCCAGAGAGCTCAGAGTTCAAACAGGCCGAGAAGGATCTGGACACTATGACGTCACAGATTCTGCAATCAGCTCTGGAGGTGTCTGATGACGTCGAGAAAAGCTTGGCCAGAATTCTGAATGACATTACTGGTTTCAAGGAGgtatacatatatatctatGTATGGATgaattttggaaataactctgttgtatttttatggGTTGTAGAAGAGTTGATTTCCCTTGGGtttttttgtcttgcttttacATTGAAACTCAAATAACAcatgacattgtaggcttgcctcagGTTTTCTATGGAAATAAGGGAgagcaactctttcacaaccaataaaaaaaatttagaattatttccgaacatcgtcttgTCTAGGAGAACCGTAGGTTTTATATTGTGCATCTGTGGTTTAAAATGGATTTACGTTAATGAATAGTTTGTGTGCGTTTATATCAATGTGAACCTTTtgatctaacactatttcttgAAAAAAGCGAGTTTGCATTGCCCAGTTCGTAAAATACGCAAAAATTGTGCCATTTCATGAAATGAGAAAATCTTTTGCTTTCTTCGCAAAATTAGACAAACTGTCCTTGATATTTCACCAAATGCGCAAAAGAAATCTGAAAATGAAATCTTTGAATGCCAGTTTGCCTTCTTCATGAAACAAGCAATATACCCCAGCGGATTCTTTTTAGTATGGAATGCCTTTCACATTGAGAAGAACAATTTTAACTGCATTGTGAGAATTTACATAATTAACAAGGTTTACTTGGTTAATGGGAGCGAGAATCGTAGAAAAGCTGATGGCGGCTTCTGTATTTACACTTGTGTATGAAAGAGCAGGGCAAAAACTAACATCTTAGCTTGTATTTTTTTGATTATTCGTGACATCAATAGAACCAAGTGAGTgctggactgtgtgtgtgtgtgtgtgtatgtgtgtgtgtgtgtgtctgtgtctgtgtctgtgcgtgtgtgtgtgtttgtgtgtgtgtgtgtgtgtgcgtgcgtgcgtgcatgcgtgcgtgcgtgcgtgcgtgcgtgcgcgcgcgcgtgcgtctgtgtgtgcgtgcgtgcgtctgtgttgGCCCCTGCTTATTTTAGTTATTCTAAACTACCAGCGTGCTTCATACGCATTTTGATACTGTTGTTGATTGCAGTGCAAATCAAATATGGAGCTGTTTCTGATGGCCGGATCCGAGACTACAGCGTCCAGTATACCCGTCTTTCTGTACCTGGTGGTCAACACACCTGGATTACAGGTGCGTTTACAGGTGAAACAGAAACTTAAAGAGACACGACCAGAGAAATAGGGGAGATATGGTGTGGGGAGggaatgcgagagagagagagagagagagagagagagagagggagagagagagagagagagagagagagagagagagagagagagagagagagagagagtttggttGTGTCTGCGTGAGTATTGTCGGTGTCTACGcatctgtctcagtgtctgcctGTACTAGAATTCACCTGAAACATTGTTGCTAAAACATGGGTTATTTTAATTCTGGAAGACCCTAATAGCAATTTGAACAGTACTTCTGTTATCTTTATCAGCTTATCTTTTtcacaaccggcacggttggccaagtggtaaggcgtccgccccgtgatcgggaggtcgtgggttcgaaccaaGTGAGGgctggactgtgtgtgtgtgtgtgtgtgtgtgtgtgtgtgtgtgtttgtgtgtgtgtgtgtgtgtgtgtgtgtttgtgtgtttgtgtgtgtgtgtatcggccgggtcatacctaagactttaaaattggtaatctagtggctgctccgcctggcgtctggcattatgggattagtgctaggactggttggtccggtgtcagaataatgtgactgggtgagacatgaagcctgtgctgcgacttctgtcttgtgtgtggcgcacgttatatgtcaaagcagcaccgcccttcgtggtcggctgggcgttaagcaaacaaacaaacaaaaaatctttttcacactgcagctTGAATGTGATTAGATACGAAGTTTGCAGGTCATAGAGAAATTCAACAACACCCTATTTCTTGCAAGCAGAGACTAAAATAAACACAAGCCTCACGCGGGCAATAACAGCAGTTTCCAAAATATGTCGTAAATCTTCTCATTtaaatacgaatacgaatacgaatacgaatactttattatctcatacagagaaatttcagtgtggtgcacattaaaagacaaaacaaataataagacaacagataaaaataccatacaaagcatactacactcgcgcacgcatatgtacactaacaggaatagtaacatgattccaaataggttaattgccgtcagctttagctaaaagtttaccgctaagaactatcattatcacaggactagatatgtcattgaacaatatttatcacaggactagtcattcgagggttatcacactcagcataagggtgcacatcagagaatataaaaaatattcatcacagaaatcagtgcatatgtttgTGTACGTAAAAACAAGTCGATCGAAGTACAATTTGGTTTTGGTATATCTTTGTCCTGTGCGAACTCCCTCATGCATGCGTATATTCGTGCTTTCCAAGGCTTGAGAATTTCCTTGTGAccttgggatctttaacgtgcgcaTGCGGGCAGTCGGGGGTGTTGGGACACCGATGATAATCttcacaaagttgactctgggaaataaatcccttgcaGAACATGGGGGTGGAatccacgccgatagcgacaactggtttcaaAGCCAGCGCCGGTATCGACTGAGTAATCTCCCCACCCACTCTGATGAACTACATCAAAGAATGCCTTACAGTAGTCCTTCATGTATTACTCAGTGTTCCGatagcacggttggcctagtggtaaggcgtccgccccgtgatcgggaggtcgtgggttcgaaccccggccgggtcataccttagACTTTAAAATTCAAtctatcaatatgaggcttatatcgcgcgtatgccgtgggtacagttctaagcgcagggattttttttttttttttataatgcaatttatatcgcgcacatattcaaggcgcagggatttatttatgtcgtgtgagatggaatttttttacacaatacatcacgcattcacatcggccagcagatcgcagccatttcggcgcatatcctacttttcacggcctattattccaagtcacacgggtattttggtggacatttttatcaatgcctatacaattttgccaggaaagacccttttgtcaatcgtgagatctttaacgtgcacaccccaatgtagtgtacacgaagggacctcggtttttcgtctcatccgaaagactagcacttgaacccaccacctaggttaggaaaggggggagaaaattgctaacgcattgacccagggtcgaactcgcaacctctcgcttccgagcgcaagtgcgttaccactcggccacccagtccactaaattggcaatctagtggctgctccgcctggcgtctggcatgatggagttagtgctaggactggttggtccggtgtcagaataatgtgactgggtgagacatgaagcctgtgctgcgacttctgtcttgtgtgtggcgcacgttatatgtcaaagcagcaccgctgggcgttaagcaaacaaacaaacaaacaaacaaaaagtgtttgtttgtttttttgtttgtttggttaacgcccagccgaccacgaagagccatatcagggcggtgctgctttgacatataacgtgcgccacacacaagacagaagtcgcagcacaggcttcatgtctcacccagtcacattattctgacaccggaccaaccagtcctagcactaaccccataattccagacgccaggcggagcagccactagattgccaattttaaagtctttggtatgacccggccggggttcgaacccacgacctcccgatcacggggcggacgccttaccactaggccaaccgtgccggtaacaaAAAGTGTTCCCATATGTGTTCAGAAAGAGCTTCAAGAGGAGGCAGACGAGTATTTCAGCAAGCTGCGAGCAGACGCCTCCATCGTGCCTCCCAAGCTGGAGAGCGCTTTAAGAGAAATGCTCAGAGCCTACGCCATTGCGCCTTACATCAGCAGACGGACGCATGAGGAAATGAAGCTGCGCGACTTCCTTATACCACATGATGTAAGTATGTTTGTTCAGTTGACAATGTTTTGTATACGGGCCTTTAGCTATACATGCCTGTTGAAAAAGCACACCTTTGTTTtcgttgtgtggtggtggtggtggggaagTTCCTTCGGGGATGATTTTACAGATCATCCGAATTTTGTGTTTGGGTATGTTTGCTAACtcttgtcttgttttctttccttctttctttctttctttctttctttaggtAACTCTGTCTTTCACTGAGTCAGTCTTACTTTCCTATCAGTGGTTGTTTTGAATCTATATACTCCCTGGCATGTTCGGTTTTGAACGATATTATCAGCTTTcgctgtgtttgttttttgtttgtgtgtgtgtgtgttttattttcaatGTCTTTGGAGTTTTCTTTACGAAACATTCTCTTCTATTGCCATGATAAGAATGTATTTTAAGCTGCAttacggggcggggatgtagctcagtcggtagcgcgctggatttgtatccagttggccgctgtcagcgtgagttcgtccccacgttcggcgagagatttatttctcagagtcaactttgtgtgcagactctcctcggtgtccgaacacccccgtgtgtacacgcaagcacaagaccaagtgcgcacgaaaaagatcctgtaatccatgtcagagttcggtgggttatagaaacacgaaaatacccagcatgcttcctccgaaaacggcgtatggctgcctaaatggcggggtaaaaaacggtcatacacgtaaaattccactcgtgcaaaaaacacgagtgtacgtgggagtttcagcccacgaacgcagaagaagaagaagaagaagctgcatTACTACCAACCCCActtttagtttcattctgtttttctctctgacGCAGTCTTCACTGAGAATCTTCACGTGGGGGATCCACCGCTGCCCGGAACTGTGGCCCCAATCCAAGACCTTCCTTCCTGGTCGATTCTGTCCGGGGTACAAATCAAAAGCCAACACCGCCAGTGAGCGTGGTCAGTTCTGGATCCCCTTTGGTGCAGGGGCCAGGGTGTGCATAGGTCAACACCTGGCATGGGTGGAGCTGAAACTGGCATTGACCTATTTCCTGCACTACTTCACCTTcagcaaggtcaaggtcaccgaGCCGCTTGAGTTCTGTGTGGACTGGGAACACGCGGTGGTTCACGTCGACAAAGATGTCGTGCTCGGCGTTGCTAGGCGACGGTGACGTAACCGTGGAGACCTGGGGTGGCGTGCACGAGAATGTGCTGAACTGGGAGTGAACTAGATTACATGGTCGGATTGGTTAaaatctcaacaacaacaaattattAATGTTAACCAATCGCTTCAGGTTGGTGGCGTTCTCCTGTAGGCTACACAACTCCACACTGCTATGCTAGCCGACGATTAAACTGTCAAGGACGTTCAGGACCAGAGTAAAACATTGTTGTAAACTGATGCATTAGCTGTGGATACTGTCGGATCTTGCCATcatgaaagaaatgaaaaatatcCTTTTGGAATGCCAATGGTCTGgatttttttattcagttgagaaaaaaaccactttgtTTCGGATTTCGGTTCGTGCGCTTCTTGTGTCCTTCACACCGGACGCGCATGCTATTGTacgtacaaacatacacacacacacacacacacacacacacacacacacaaacacacgtacgcacacacaaacgcaaacacgtccacacacaaacgcaaacacatacacacacacaaacacacatacgcgcacaaacacacacacacacatacccacccgcgcacgcacgcacacacacacacacacacacacacacgcacattacaCCCGTGTGTGTTGATACAAGCACAagagtctgtttgtctgcccgTCGGTCTTTGCTACTATGTGTATGCGTTAGGTTGTTTGTTCTTCGAAGTCATGGTCTTCTTTCTCAATGTCAGACTACGGAGCGCCCTGGTCCGGAAAATCTATTCTTACTCTTTCtaccttgtctgtctgtctgtctggctgcttgactgtctgtctatctgtctatttgtgtcagtgatagagagagagagagagagtatgtgtgtgtgtgtgtgtgtgtgtgtgtgtgtgtgcgtgtgggtgtgtgtgtgtgtgtgtgcgtgcgtgtgtatgtgcgtgcgagcgtgcgtgcgtgtgtgcggggTTGTTGTTTTCTGAAAGACTATATTATTGGCAAATGTGACCATGCAGACCTATTAGCAATTGAATTGTTGTTGATGTGACAACTTACGGTTTCCAGCGCACCTTTTAATCAACATTGTGGCTTATCTACGTCTGTTCTTTGTTGTTTTAGGTCACATTTCCATCAGAAGAGTCACAGATTGTTCATATATAACTTACTTCGGATTTTATCAGCTGAggtttgtttattcttttgcttCCTTTGTACTCGTTCTTGTTTAAAAAGGGGAGGATCATTTGAAACAAAAGACTGCATTatctattttttgttttgttttgttctttgtcatcTATCATCATCTATAGATACCTTTGACTCCGTCCGGGGCATAGGCGGCCAACAAGAGCTCGCCAGGCACTCCGATCCTGGGCCATTCTCTCCAGTTGTCTCCAGGTGTAGCCGATGTGTTTCACCTCTGCCTCCAAGTCACGACGCCAGGTGTTTCTCGGCCGGCCTCGTCTCCTCTTGCCCTGCGGATTCCATGTGAGGGCCTGTCGCGTGATGCTGGTTGTCGTCTTGCGGAGTGTGTGGCCAATCCACCGGAAGCGTCTTTGCAGAATGTCCTGTTCTACGGATAACTGTTTTGTTCGCTGCCAAAGGTCTTTGTTGCTGATGGTGTCAGgccagcttcttcttcttcttcttcttcttcttcttcttcttcttcagcgtttgacgTCAGGCCAGCGAATTCGGAGGATTCTTCTGAGGCAGGTGTTAAATTAATGAAGGTGTGGATTTTTCTTGTGATGGCAACTGTAGTTCTCCAGGTTTCGATTCCATACAGCAAGACTGACTTCACCGTGGTGTTGAAAATCCTGAGCTTGGTGTTGATGCTCAGGTCTGCTGATGCCCATACGTTCTTCAGTTGAAGAAAAGCTTTTTGTTCTTTGTGCTATGTTTTTAATGTATGACTCTTCAAggctttttccttttttcttactCTCTTTGCTTGCTATCTTTCTTTCGTTAgttatttctttctttgcttgcttgcttgcttgcctgCTTGCTTGAACAACGCTCGGTATATAGTTGTAGTAAAAAGATGTATTTAGGGGAAAAACTAAACGACTACAAATGTAATGATTAATTAAAAGccttatgtatcgattgaacactggatttcccttctttgagccatgtgacgtcagaggccgacaaaacttcatatttaggcggccaggCGAGACTAaaaaaatagtgcatgtttgtgtgcgttcaatcataaaaactaaaaggaattctaaccagaatcgatcgatacataaatgttatttgtatttttgaccaaaatatgacattttacacagatctcgacagtcattgttcacctcgaccgctagcgcggtctcggaggaatattgactgtctcgatctgtgtaaaatgtcatattttggtcaaaattaCAATTACGTATAATAATCACAAGCTCACACGCACAGCCTCACGCAAGTTCATAAAAGCAAAGCGGTACACAGTGGTAAATGCCAGGTTTTTTTACTACAATAAATAACAAAGACATAAACAGACGGTTGTGCGCGAAGCACATCTATTATTATCTTGGGATCAGCCACAGTGAACATTGTTGTACAacaattaaaaataaaacaataaatttAAGTTTTTGGAAGTAACGTTATCTGAAGCCTAAAcgaaacaaaatattttttccaaatactttcataaaaaagtgtttttcaaCATAATGTTATTTTCGCTCCCTGAAAAATGGGAATTTatgaaatataaaaatattttGCTTGACTATTAAATGTAGGTatatcctttctttctttatttggtgtttaacatcgttttcaaccacgaagggttatatcgcgacggagaccATATCCTTATCAGTAGCACAATTCTCTTTCCTCGTGTAACAAACACGCAGACCTATAAATTATACATTTGTACGAAAGCAGAACAAAATGCATGGAAATAAATGATTTATATCAATAGCATCACAGGCactatttaatttttttaatgaactctctctccctctctccctctcacacacacacacacacacacacgcacgcacgctcgcacacacacacgcacacacacactcacacacatgcacgcacacacacaaacacacaatcacatcatgtaacatgttactattcctgttagtgtacatatgcgtgcgcgagagtagtatgcttcgtatggtatttttatctgttgtcttattatttgtttaatgtgcaccacactgaaatttctctgtatgagataataaagtattcgtattcgtattcgtattcgtattcgtagtCCTTTCTAAAACTGCTACAAAATTCAATTGTCAGAAAATCAAGTTTTACCACAAGCAAAggccttttttgtttttattatttagttaAGTATCAGCTCATTTCTCTGAACTATGTTAAGAACAACAAAACCTTGTCCGTCTACTATTGTACAGAAAGCCAGATCCATAAGCTCACTTTTTCCCAACATCCGTTTGTGATGTTCAATTTTCTCTTGCGAGTTCTCTTGCAAGTCAGATATATACTCGCATCATAAAAAAAGCTAAAGTCtcgtaaaaaaaaattgttacacAAATTTGCGAACAGCTTTTGAATAATTGATTCAGACAAAACCGCTTTGCTGTTTTTTACACGCACATGTATACATTATACCAACGATATCTTCACCAACAGGCTGATCACCGACACTGATGTCGTAAATAACGTACGTTAGAAAACAGTACGTGACGTGTATGACAAGTTAATGTTgtcatttgtttaaaaaaaagtactcACAAAAGCAAATAAACGGTAAAGTTCAGGGCAAACGTTTTTACAAAAATCAAAAAGCATAGAACACTTGATTTCGCTGTGTACATGAGACGACTTACAAACAAATATTGATAATAGACCGTTTcagtatctgagcagctctcgcgagacacgctctttgttatgctttgaacatcgcgagaacttcgaaccttggcttgtgcagctcgcacgagatcgctgtaccgcatgctttgctatgctctaaagtttgcgagagattacgagagcttggaataccgatagggtctattttATCAAATTGGTTTTCCCACGGACTGAAATGTGCCCAATGCAAATTGCAAAATCTAAAATGTTGCGCGAGGGACTTATGTAACCAACGTTAGAAACGCTGACAAAAGGGTTTAACCTCCGCCTTGatttttttaatacaaaaaaagagaaacatataTAATGTGAATAAaatcaaaaaataaaattaaataaacaaactaatgaatatataaataaataaatgaacacATGAATGACTTAATAAACGAAgaataagtaaataaagaaaTCAATGaatgaaatgataaagaattTAATACAGTaaataagaaataaatgaatcaataaatcaatcaatcaatcaatcaatcaatcaaacaataaCTCAGTCAACCAtccaataataaataaataaatcaacatGTATTCTACAGTTTATACACTGAACATATATTTCACATGATAACGTCTTTGGGGTGAAAATATACAGTAAATTTATATTTTATATTTGATAATATTTACAGTAAATTAACGATTGTGTTCATGAACAAGGTGCAAATGTTAGTGCACGCTCCCTCTTAACAGTTCTTGTTGATCCCAAACAGTTCATAAATAGCTCTATTTATATACATCTGTAGAATACATCATGGGTCtgaccatcctgaactcaggtcaaaatgagttcggctcattctctccctgaccggacgctacagtcctacgcgaatctatcaaaacaaaaatacagagttatctcccatatggttttcgccagcactgatctaaatttgagatcagtgttcgcgagacgaaaatgattgcagattggccgacttcgacagtgatctccgttctgttcttcacagttatgataaagacatcgttctaaggtcaaaacaagtcgaaatgttgggactgctgccggaaggagaccgtaatatatggtttcatcactgtcaactggttacagaaaaatcgtctgctccagtgagcgcggaaaccaaacggttgattatcacgtgacacttttggcatatttagagttgtttgcacagtaaatacagccgcgaaaaatagctcgcttgaaactgtcttacatatcaattcctttgtaatttaaaaattacaaaacaccatgaaaaatcattatcgacgatcgcgaatctgcttatatcaataatacattacaaaaagctctaaatatgtaaaataatcggtttccttgccagacaaggaaactcaaggcatcctgtcagggagagaatgagccgaactcattttgacctgagttcaggatggggtCTGACATGCAGCGTTGCGTGTAAATCGCATAATTTGTGCATTGCGTTGTTtaataaggcccccccccccccccaaaaaaaaaaaaaataggtgtggttaaggtaacatagccaaaaataatagggtaggaaggtaggcaataacttcttttttttttaaacttttttttctaatgtgtacaaattaaacctacttgacagggaaataagtgtgcgactcgagcgctgtcgctttcattgcgttttctgcagtcggtttttttttattttgtttattttttttgacaaatgtaacacaaagttatagggtcggcccctaaaaatagggtaggtcgggttaccgtaaccacacctattttttttaggcctaataataataataataataataataataataataactggacattttaagtgcctaacctatagctcttggccctttacaaaagaacaaatacagaatagaacaattacatgtacaacctacataaaagcTGTTTACAACTCGTGTTATTTACAAATcgcgtcttcttcttcttcttcttcttcttcttcttctgcttcttcttcttcttcttctttcctcAACATCGACATGAAAAGAGACCAGAATTAACCTTTTGCTTTAAACCTTTGGAACATGCGTTAAGggcgtgtttttcaagctaaaGTTGATGACAA
This Littorina saxatilis isolate snail1 linkage group LG17, US_GU_Lsax_2.0, whole genome shotgun sequence DNA region includes the following protein-coding sequences:
- the LOC138951857 gene encoding cytochrome P450 3A41-like, with translation MAGLLRFLAQLIVWIAKLTQKLFPNSSTPPQPSYFLTSVLKLIYPGHELKQLECLTDIYFRYGLFQHGGYIYLLDPRMSQSAINKLDKGAVEYLQNSPLSDSFLGSSDRSPETRRAIAAIFRKSNMEANAGKMIQVIERTVEKISRQSTLNVNQISLQMALDIVGHVLFGLELDALGCKQDKLIDAMMTILHRAYALKEISPESSEFKQAEKDLDTMTSQILQSALEVSDDVEKSLARILNDITGFKECKSNMELFLMAGSETTASSIPVFLYLVVNTPGLQKELQEEADEYFSKLRADASIVPPKLESALREMLRAYAIAPYISRRTHEEMKLRDFLIPHDSSLRIFTWGIHRCPELWPQSKTFLPGRFCPGYKSKANTASERGQFWIPFGAGARVCIGQHLAWVELKLALTYFLHYFTFSKVKVTEPLEFCVDWEHAVVHVDKDVVLGVARRR